The following are encoded together in the Kribbella sp. CA-293567 genome:
- a CDS encoding aldo/keto reductase, with protein sequence MQLDHYLTLGRSGLRVSPFALGAMTFGEDSGAAGTSVEESEQILATYLDRGGNFIDTANFYTNGHSEKILGDYFAARPGRREHVVLASKFFGNMFPGDPNGGGAGRTSIRAQLDQTLRRLQTDYLDLYWLHNWDRHTPVEETLRTLDDLVQAGKIRYLGFSNTPAWFTAQAQTTAQLKGWTPLIALQVEYSLLARTVEGELAPFAQDQGMALVPWSPLKNGFLSGKYRRGSEVTDSARAAYVGEPSDHEYVVIETVAGIAEELGTNSAAVSLAWLRARQATVVPIIGARRVEHLEKNIAGLAVTLTPDQLRRLDEVSSPTLGYPAPMHGDQNAMLQFAGATVDGRESTVYPPLLQSDVRY encoded by the coding sequence ATGCAACTCGATCACTACCTCACCCTCGGCCGTTCCGGCCTCCGCGTCAGCCCGTTCGCGCTCGGCGCGATGACGTTCGGCGAGGACTCGGGCGCGGCCGGCACCAGCGTCGAGGAGTCCGAGCAGATCCTGGCCACCTACCTGGACCGCGGCGGCAACTTCATCGACACCGCGAACTTCTACACCAACGGCCACTCGGAGAAGATCCTCGGCGACTACTTCGCCGCCCGGCCCGGCCGCCGCGAGCACGTCGTACTGGCGTCGAAGTTCTTCGGCAACATGTTCCCCGGCGACCCGAACGGCGGCGGCGCGGGCCGTACGTCGATCCGCGCGCAACTCGACCAGACGCTTCGCCGGCTGCAGACCGACTACCTCGACCTCTACTGGCTGCACAACTGGGACCGGCACACCCCGGTCGAGGAGACGCTGCGGACGCTCGACGACCTCGTCCAGGCCGGCAAGATCCGCTACCTCGGCTTCTCCAACACCCCCGCCTGGTTCACCGCCCAGGCGCAGACGACGGCCCAGCTGAAGGGCTGGACCCCGCTCATCGCGCTGCAGGTCGAGTACTCCCTGCTCGCCCGCACGGTCGAAGGCGAACTGGCCCCGTTCGCCCAGGACCAGGGCATGGCGCTGGTCCCGTGGAGCCCGCTCAAGAACGGCTTCCTCTCCGGCAAGTACCGCCGCGGCAGCGAAGTCACCGACTCGGCCCGTGCCGCGTACGTCGGCGAACCGAGCGACCACGAGTACGTCGTCATCGAGACCGTCGCCGGCATCGCCGAAGAACTCGGCACCAACTCCGCCGCAGTCTCCCTCGCCTGGCTCCGCGCCCGCCAGGCAACCGTCGTACCGATCATCGGCGCACGCCGGGTGGAACACCTCGAGAAGAACATCGCCGGCCTCGCGGTAACCCTCACCCCCGACCAGCTGCGGCGCCTGGACGAGGTGTCGAGCCCGACCCTCGGCTACCCCGCCCCGATGCACGGCGACCAGAACGCCATGCTCCAGTTCGCCGGCGCCACCGTCGACGGCCGGGAGTCGACGGTCTATCCCCCGCTGCTGCAGAGCGACGTCCGCTACTGA
- a CDS encoding AraC family transcriptional regulator codes for MPDSRALMTELRDLIAAHARPDLRTSIDGLFVSRMESSAQEHSLTEPLLVVMAQGGKQLLLGDQIFEYRAGQLLLVTADLPITGHFIEATPQTPALGLGLVLRPATIAPLLLESAAGQRGRATPNGPAMATGDASPELLDASVRLLRLLDSPADAPVLGPMIEREILWRLLTGPHAEVIRQIGLADSSLTHISRAIRWIRDNYAEPMRVADLARLAGMSPAAFHRHFRAITALSPLQFQKRIRLQEARSLLAAQPGDVAGVGHLVGYDSPSQFNREYRRLFGSPPGADAAQLRLAAQPQLP; via the coding sequence ATGCCCGACAGCCGAGCGTTGATGACCGAGTTGCGCGATCTGATCGCCGCTCATGCCCGACCGGACCTGCGAACCTCGATCGACGGCCTCTTCGTCTCCCGGATGGAGAGTTCAGCGCAGGAGCATTCGCTGACCGAGCCGCTGCTGGTCGTGATGGCCCAGGGCGGCAAACAACTCCTGCTCGGCGACCAGATCTTCGAGTACCGAGCCGGCCAGCTCCTGCTGGTCACCGCCGATCTGCCCATCACCGGCCACTTCATCGAAGCCACTCCCCAGACACCGGCACTCGGCCTAGGCCTTGTACTACGTCCCGCCACGATCGCCCCGCTGCTGCTGGAGTCCGCAGCCGGCCAGCGGGGCCGGGCAACCCCCAACGGCCCTGCAATGGCCACCGGGGATGCCAGTCCGGAGCTGCTCGACGCATCGGTCCGGCTGCTTCGCCTGCTCGACTCACCGGCCGATGCGCCCGTGCTCGGCCCGATGATCGAGCGGGAGATCCTCTGGCGCCTGCTCACCGGTCCGCACGCCGAAGTGATCCGGCAGATCGGCCTTGCCGACAGCAGCCTGACCCACATCAGCCGAGCGATCCGCTGGATCCGCGACAACTACGCCGAGCCCATGCGCGTCGCCGACCTCGCCCGCTTGGCCGGCATGAGCCCGGCCGCCTTCCATCGCCACTTCCGCGCCATCACCGCGCTGAGTCCGCTGCAGTTCCAGAAGCGCATCCGTCTCCAGGAGGCCCGGTCACTCCTCGCTGCCCAACCTGGCGACGTGGCCGGAGTCGGGCATCTGGTCGGCTACGACAGCCCGTCCCAGTTCAACCGCGAGTACCGCCGCCTTTTCGGCTCCCCGCCCGGTGCGGACGCCGCCCAGCTCCGTCTCGCCGCTCAACCCCAGCTTCCTTGA
- a CDS encoding helix-turn-helix transcriptional regulator: METPALPTEDEPDAVLAALAQVVDGIAATFGRSCEVVLHDYRKADASVVAVAGQLTAREVGSPMSKIGLSVLAKGDDATAELNYLTRTADGQVLKSSTLPLKDRTGRLFGALCLNVDVTSLWQARDLLGELAGDEPAELPTTTFSSDFDDVVDAVLRKQAHELGKPATTLSRSERIDVLRALDQRGAFAVRRAAPRIADALGISRASLYADLAECRRTGATS; this comes from the coding sequence ATGGAGACTCCCGCGTTGCCTACCGAAGACGAACCGGACGCGGTGCTCGCGGCACTGGCTCAGGTGGTCGACGGCATCGCGGCGACGTTCGGCCGCTCTTGTGAGGTGGTGCTGCACGACTACCGCAAGGCAGACGCCTCAGTTGTCGCGGTCGCCGGGCAGTTGACCGCGCGGGAGGTCGGCAGCCCGATGAGCAAGATCGGCTTGTCGGTGCTGGCTAAGGGCGACGACGCCACCGCCGAACTGAACTACCTCACCCGCACTGCCGACGGCCAGGTGCTGAAGTCCTCCACCTTGCCGTTGAAAGACCGCACAGGCCGGCTTTTCGGGGCCCTCTGCCTCAACGTCGACGTCACCTCGCTCTGGCAGGCCCGGGACCTGCTGGGCGAACTCGCCGGTGACGAACCCGCCGAGCTGCCCACCACCACCTTCAGTTCCGACTTCGACGACGTGGTCGACGCAGTACTGCGCAAGCAGGCTCACGAACTGGGCAAGCCGGCCACCACGCTGAGCCGCTCCGAGCGGATCGACGTACTGCGTGCTCTCGACCAGCGCGGCGCCTTCGCCGTACGCCGGGCCGCGCCCCGCATCGCGGATGCGCTGGGCATCTCCCGCGCCTCCCTCTACGCCGACCTGGCCGAGTGCCGCCGCACAGGAGCGACCTCATGA
- a CDS encoding alanine racemase has product MTTTPFLLLDRSRVEANIARLSTRLRALGVPLRPHLKTAKSIDVAHLLFDGGTGPVTVSTLREAEVFGAAGFTDILYAVGIAPGKLDRVRDLHDRGIRVTVLLDSVEQASAVASAGIPALLEIDCDGHRGGLLRGDPTIHRIAETLGANFAGILTHAGESYHASSPAELIAAAEHERFTAVAVAQDLRDAGLACPVVSVGATPTAHFAQDLTGVTEVRAGNFVFFDLFMAGLGVCSQDDLALSVVTTVIGHRPDRGWILTDAGWMATSRDRSTAKQSIDQCYGVVTTLDGRPLPDLLMTAASQEHGILSLRPGSSAALPNLPIGTRLRILPNHACATAAQHEGYQVGEAFWPRIHGW; this is encoded by the coding sequence ATGACGACAACGCCCTTCCTGCTGCTCGACCGCTCTCGCGTCGAGGCCAACATCGCGCGGCTCTCGACCCGCCTGCGTGCGCTCGGCGTACCGCTGCGGCCGCATCTGAAGACGGCGAAATCCATCGACGTCGCCCACTTGCTCTTCGACGGCGGCACGGGCCCGGTCACCGTCTCGACGCTGCGCGAAGCCGAGGTCTTCGGCGCTGCCGGCTTCACCGACATCCTGTACGCCGTCGGCATCGCGCCCGGCAAACTCGACCGGGTCCGCGACCTGCACGACCGGGGGATCCGTGTGACGGTGTTGCTGGACAGCGTCGAGCAGGCTTCGGCCGTGGCGTCTGCTGGAATCCCGGCCCTGCTGGAGATCGACTGCGACGGCCACCGAGGCGGCCTTCTCCGCGGCGACCCCACGATCCACCGCATCGCCGAGACCCTCGGTGCGAACTTCGCCGGAATCCTCACACACGCAGGGGAGTCGTACCACGCCAGCTCGCCGGCCGAACTGATCGCAGCCGCCGAACACGAGCGGTTCACCGCAGTCGCGGTGGCTCAGGACCTCCGCGATGCCGGCCTCGCCTGCCCGGTGGTCAGCGTCGGCGCCACTCCGACCGCGCATTTCGCCCAAGACCTGACCGGCGTCACAGAAGTCCGGGCAGGCAACTTCGTCTTCTTCGACCTCTTCATGGCCGGCCTGGGCGTCTGCAGCCAGGACGACCTCGCTCTCTCGGTCGTCACCACCGTCATCGGGCATCGCCCGGACAGGGGCTGGATCCTCACCGACGCAGGCTGGATGGCGACCTCTCGAGACCGGTCGACCGCCAAACAGTCCATCGACCAGTGCTACGGCGTCGTCACCACGCTCGACGGCCGCCCACTTCCTGATCTGCTGATGACGGCTGCCAGCCAGGAACACGGCATCCTCTCTCTCCGCCCCGGAAGCTCTGCCGCGCTCCCCAACCTCCCCATCGGCACCCGCCTGCGCATCCTCCCGAACCATGCCTGCGCCACTGCCGCCCAACACGAGGGCTACCAGGTCGGCGAAGCGTTCTGGCCGCGAATCCACGGCTGGTAA
- a CDS encoding alpha/beta hydrolase, whose protein sequence is MDATAGELVTEAFGYDGGRQVTVYVPPDPPEAVVFAGDGQLISQWGGSLEAADVPPTMVVGVHGTDDEDEMARIREYSPSFDRERFAAHEKFFVGEVRDWVRSRFGVALPPERTAAYGVSAGGELALALGLRHPDVYSVIFCASPGGGYRPPAVMPSPLPRTYLVAGTQEPWFLENATRWADALRDADADVVLTERAGDHGDPFWQAEFPLMVAWAFGS, encoded by the coding sequence ATGGATGCCACAGCGGGCGAGCTGGTCACGGAGGCGTTCGGGTACGACGGCGGCCGGCAGGTCACGGTGTACGTGCCGCCGGATCCGCCTGAGGCGGTGGTGTTCGCCGGTGATGGTCAGCTGATCTCGCAGTGGGGTGGGTCTCTCGAGGCGGCCGACGTACCGCCCACGATGGTTGTCGGTGTTCATGGCACGGACGATGAGGACGAGATGGCGCGCATCCGCGAGTACTCGCCGTCGTTCGACCGGGAACGCTTTGCGGCGCACGAGAAATTTTTCGTGGGCGAGGTCCGCGACTGGGTGCGATCGCGCTTCGGTGTCGCGCTGCCGCCCGAACGGACCGCGGCGTACGGCGTATCGGCGGGTGGAGAGCTCGCTCTCGCCCTGGGGCTTCGGCATCCGGATGTTTACAGCGTGATCTTCTGTGCCTCGCCCGGTGGTGGGTATCGGCCGCCCGCCGTGATGCCGAGTCCGCTCCCACGCACTTACCTCGTCGCCGGCACGCAGGAGCCGTGGTTCCTGGAGAACGCGACGCGCTGGGCGGATGCTCTCCGGGACGCCGACGCGGACGTTGTGCTGACGGAGCGGGCCGGCGACCACGGGGACCCGTTCTGGCAAGCAGAGTTCCCGCTGATGGTCGCCTGGGCTTTCGGCAGCTGA
- a CDS encoding DLW-39 family protein, producing MLKKILLVLLASLGGYFVFKKSQQSRAEQDLWAEAVDPVTPGR from the coding sequence ATGCTGAAGAAAATCCTGCTGGTCCTGCTGGCCAGCCTCGGGGGATACTTCGTCTTCAAGAAGTCCCAGCAGTCCCGCGCCGAGCAGGACCTCTGGGCCGAGGCCGTCGACCCGGTCACCCCGGGCCGCTGA